Proteins encoded in a region of the Streptomyces sp. NBC_00310 genome:
- the shc gene encoding squalene--hopene cyclase yields MTATTDGSTGALPPRAPSASDSDHDTPVAAGVQEAAAQAMGRATDFLLSLQDAQGWWKGDLETNVTMDAEDLLLRQFLGIRDEKTTQAAALFIRGEQRPDGTWATFHGGPPELSATVEAYVALRLAGDDPGEPHMARASAWIRERGGIAAARVFTRIWLALFGWWKWDDLPAMPPEIVYFPKWMPLNIYDFGCWARQTIVPLTVVSAKRPVRPAPFPLDELHTDPGRPNPTKPLDPLGSWEGAFQRLDKVLHGYHKVALKRLRRAAMNSAARWIVERQENDGCWGGIQPPAVYSIIALHLLGYDLRHPVMRAGLESLDRFAVWREDGARMIEACQSPVWDTCLATIALADAGLPADHPQLVKAADWMLGEEIVRPGDWSVKRPQLPPGGWAFEFHNDNYPDIDDTAEVVLALRRVGHHDPERVEKAVRRGVRWTVGMQSRNGAWGAFDVDNTSPFPNRLPFCDFGEVIDPPSADVTAHVVEMLAVEGLSRDPRTRRGIEWLLAEQKPNGAWFGRWGVNYVYGTGSVVPALVAAGLPAAHPAIRRAVAWLETVQNDDGGWGEDLRSYRDPAEWGGKGASTASQTAWALLALLAAGERDAKSTERGVEWLAQTQREDGSWDEPHFTGTGFPWDFSINYHLYRQVFPLTALGRYVNGEPAVLKAKGS; encoded by the coding sequence AGCGACGACCGACGGAAGCACCGGGGCACTGCCGCCCCGCGCCCCCTCGGCCAGCGACTCCGACCACGACACCCCGGTGGCGGCCGGGGTCCAGGAAGCCGCCGCGCAGGCCATGGGGCGCGCCACCGACTTCCTGCTCTCCCTGCAGGACGCCCAGGGCTGGTGGAAGGGCGACCTGGAGACCAACGTCACCATGGACGCCGAGGACTTGCTGCTCCGTCAGTTCCTGGGCATCCGCGACGAGAAGACCACCCAGGCCGCCGCGCTCTTCATCAGAGGCGAGCAGCGGCCGGACGGAACCTGGGCCACCTTCCACGGCGGCCCGCCCGAACTCTCCGCCACCGTCGAGGCGTACGTCGCGCTGCGGCTGGCCGGCGACGACCCGGGCGAGCCGCACATGGCGCGGGCGTCCGCGTGGATCCGGGAGCGGGGCGGGATCGCCGCCGCCCGGGTGTTCACCCGGATCTGGCTGGCGTTGTTCGGCTGGTGGAAGTGGGACGACCTGCCGGCGATGCCGCCGGAGATCGTCTACTTCCCGAAGTGGATGCCGCTGAACATCTACGACTTCGGCTGCTGGGCACGCCAGACGATCGTGCCGCTGACCGTCGTCTCGGCCAAGCGTCCGGTGCGGCCCGCGCCGTTCCCGCTCGACGAGCTGCACACCGACCCCGGGCGACCGAACCCGACCAAGCCCCTTGATCCGCTGGGTAGTTGGGAAGGTGCCTTCCAGCGCCTCGACAAGGTCCTGCACGGCTACCACAAGGTGGCGCTGAAGCGGTTGCGCAGGGCCGCGATGAACAGCGCGGCCCGCTGGATCGTCGAGCGGCAGGAGAACGACGGCTGCTGGGGAGGCATCCAGCCCCCGGCCGTGTACTCGATCATCGCGCTGCACCTGCTCGGCTACGACCTCCGGCATCCCGTGATGCGGGCCGGGTTGGAGTCCCTCGACCGGTTCGCCGTGTGGCGTGAGGACGGGGCCCGGATGATCGAGGCGTGCCAGTCCCCGGTGTGGGACACCTGCCTCGCCACCATCGCGCTTGCCGACGCGGGCCTGCCCGCCGACCATCCCCAGCTCGTCAAGGCCGCCGACTGGATGCTCGGCGAGGAGATCGTCCGACCCGGCGACTGGTCGGTGAAACGGCCCCAACTTCCCCCGGGTGGCTGGGCGTTCGAGTTCCACAACGACAACTACCCTGACATCGACGACACCGCCGAGGTCGTCCTCGCGCTGCGCCGGGTCGGACACCACGACCCGGAGCGGGTGGAGAAGGCCGTCCGGCGCGGGGTGCGCTGGACCGTCGGCATGCAGTCGAGGAACGGGGCGTGGGGCGCCTTCGACGTCGACAACACCAGCCCGTTCCCCAACCGACTGCCGTTCTGCGACTTCGGCGAGGTCATCGACCCGCCGTCCGCCGACGTCACCGCGCACGTGGTGGAGATGCTCGCGGTCGAGGGCCTGTCCCGCGATCCGCGCACCCGGCGCGGCATCGAATGGCTGCTCGCCGAACAGAAGCCGAACGGCGCGTGGTTCGGCCGCTGGGGCGTCAACTACGTCTACGGCACCGGGTCGGTGGTCCCCGCGCTGGTCGCCGCCGGCCTGCCGGCCGCGCATCCGGCGATCCGCCGGGCCGTGGCCTGGCTGGAGACCGTGCAGAACGACGACGGCGGCTGGGGCGAGGACCTGCGCTCCTACCGTGACCCCGCCGAGTGGGGCGGCAAGGGCGCCTCCACCGCCTCCCAGACAGCCTGGGCGCTGCTCGCGCTGCTGGCGGCGGGGGAGCGGGACGCCAAGTCCACCGAGCGTGGCGTCGAGTGGCTGGCCCAGACCCAGCGGGAGGACGGGTCCTGGGACGAGCCGCACTTCACCGGGACCGGCTTCCCCTGGGACTTCTCGATCAACTACCACCTCTACCGGCAGGTCTTCCCGCTCACCGCGCTCGGCCGGTACGTGAACGGCGAGCCGGCCGTCCTGAAAGCCAAGGGAAGCTGA
- a CDS encoding phosphorylase family protein, translating into MNTPAASAPLLIACALGIEQLALRSGDRGGAGGPVTVLRTGMGPRAAERSVTRLLADPGLRDAAVLATGFCAGLAPGMHPGDLVVAEETRGPDGVVTPCVGTELLVKELVRAVPGRTVHTGPLTGSDHVVRGQERSALFATGALAVDMESAVTLHCAVRSGGRPVAAVRVVVDAPEHELVRIGTVRGGISAFRVLRAVLPAYYEWHRSLLLPRR; encoded by the coding sequence ATGAACACGCCCGCCGCCTCGGCCCCGCTGCTGATCGCCTGCGCGCTCGGCATCGAGCAGCTCGCCCTGCGCAGCGGCGACCGGGGCGGCGCCGGGGGGCCGGTCACCGTCCTGCGCACCGGCATGGGGCCACGGGCCGCCGAGCGGTCCGTCACCCGACTGCTCGCCGACCCGGGGCTGCGCGACGCGGCCGTGCTGGCCACCGGGTTCTGCGCCGGACTCGCCCCGGGCATGCATCCCGGCGACCTGGTCGTCGCCGAGGAGACCCGGGGGCCCGACGGCGTCGTCACACCCTGTGTGGGCACCGAACTGCTGGTCAAGGAGCTGGTGAGGGCCGTGCCCGGGCGTACGGTCCACACCGGCCCGCTCACCGGATCCGATCACGTCGTACGCGGTCAGGAACGGTCCGCCCTGTTCGCGACCGGCGCGCTCGCGGTCGACATGGAGTCCGCGGTCACGCTCCACTGCGCCGTGAGATCGGGCGGCCGCCCGGTTGCGGCCGTCCGGGTGGTCGTGGACGCTCCAGAACATGAACTGGTCCGGATCGGCACGGTACGCGGTGGAATATCAGCCTTCCGCGTCCTTCGTGCCGTCCTTCCCGCTTACTACGAATGGCACCGTTCCTTGCTGCTCCCCAGGAGGTGA
- the hpnH gene encoding adenosyl-hopene transferase HpnH has product MAMPLRQSIKVATYLAEQKLRKRDKFPLIVELEPLYACNLKCEGCGKIQHPAGVLKQRMPVAQAVGAVLESGAPMVSIAGGEPLMHPQIDEIVRQLVAKKKYVFLCTNAMLLRKKMDKFKPSPYFAFAVHIDGLRERHDESVAKEGVFDEAVAAIKEAKRRGFRVTTNSTFFNTDTPQTIIEVLNYLNDDLQVDEMMISPAYAYEKAPDQEHFLGVEQTRELFKKAFSGGNRGRWRLNHSPLFLDFLEGKVDFPCTAWAIPNYSLFGWQRPCYLMSDGYVTTYRELIEDTDWDAYGRGKDPRCANCMAHCGYEPTAVLATMGSLKESLRAMRETVSGSHGNHGKQG; this is encoded by the coding sequence ATGGCCATGCCGCTCCGCCAGTCCATCAAGGTGGCGACGTATCTCGCTGAACAGAAGCTCCGCAAGAGGGACAAGTTCCCGCTGATCGTCGAGCTGGAACCGCTCTACGCCTGCAATCTCAAGTGCGAGGGCTGCGGCAAGATCCAGCACCCGGCGGGCGTGCTCAAGCAGCGCATGCCGGTGGCGCAGGCTGTGGGCGCCGTCCTGGAGTCCGGTGCGCCGATGGTGTCGATCGCCGGGGGCGAGCCCCTGATGCACCCTCAGATCGACGAGATCGTGCGGCAGTTGGTGGCGAAGAAGAAGTACGTCTTCCTCTGCACCAACGCCATGCTGCTGCGCAAGAAGATGGACAAGTTCAAGCCCTCGCCGTACTTCGCGTTCGCCGTGCACATCGACGGGCTGCGGGAGCGGCACGACGAGTCGGTGGCGAAGGAAGGCGTGTTCGACGAGGCGGTGGCGGCCATCAAGGAGGCCAAGCGGCGCGGCTTCCGGGTGACCACCAACTCGACCTTCTTCAACACCGACACCCCGCAGACCATCATCGAGGTCCTCAACTACCTCAACGACGACCTCCAGGTCGACGAGATGATGATCTCGCCCGCCTACGCCTACGAGAAGGCGCCCGACCAGGAACACTTCCTCGGCGTCGAGCAGACCCGTGAGCTGTTCAAGAAGGCCTTCTCCGGCGGCAACCGGGGGCGCTGGCGGCTCAACCACTCGCCCCTGTTCCTCGACTTCCTGGAGGGCAAGGTCGACTTCCCGTGCACAGCGTGGGCGATCCCCAACTACTCGCTCTTCGGCTGGCAGCGGCCCTGCTACCTGATGAGCGACGGGTACGTCACGACGTACCGGGAGCTGATCGAGGACACCGACTGGGACGCGTACGGCCGGGGCAAGGACCCGCGCTGTGCCAACTGCATGGCGCACTGCGGTTACGAGCCGACCGCCGTCCTCGCCACCATGGGATCGCTGAAAGAGTCCCTGCGCGCGATGCGCGAGACCGTCTCCGGCAGCCACGGGAACCACGGGAAGCAGGGGTGA
- the ispG gene encoding flavodoxin-dependent (E)-4-hydroxy-3-methylbut-2-enyl-diphosphate synthase codes for MTAVSLGVPEMPVRPVAERRLSRRIQVGPVAVGGGAPVSVQSMTTTRTSDIGATLQQIAELTASGCQIVRVACPTQDDADALATIARKSQIPVIADIHFQPKYVFAAIEAGCAAVRVNPGNIKQFDDKIKEIARAAKEHGTPIRIGVNAGSLDKRLLQKYGRATPEALVESALWEASLFEEHDFRDIKISVKHNDPVVMIEAYRQLAARCDYPLHLGVTEAGPAFQGTIKSAVAFGALLSEGIGDTIRVSLSAPPVEEIKVGIQILESLNLRQRRLEIVSCPSCGRAQVDVYRLADEVTAGLEGMEVPLRVAVMGCVVNGPGEAREADLGVASGNGKGQIFVKGEVIRTVPESKIVETLIDEAMKIAEQMEKDGVASGEPAVTVS; via the coding sequence ATGACCGCCGTGTCGCTGGGCGTTCCGGAGATGCCCGTCCGACCGGTCGCGGAGCGCCGCCTCTCGCGGCGCATCCAGGTCGGTCCGGTGGCCGTGGGGGGCGGGGCCCCGGTGTCGGTGCAGTCCATGACGACGACCCGTACGTCGGACATCGGCGCCACCTTGCAGCAGATCGCCGAACTCACCGCGTCCGGCTGCCAGATCGTCCGCGTCGCCTGCCCCACGCAGGACGACGCGGACGCCCTCGCCACCATCGCCCGCAAGTCGCAGATCCCGGTGATCGCGGACATCCACTTCCAGCCGAAGTACGTGTTCGCGGCGATCGAGGCCGGCTGTGCGGCGGTGCGGGTGAACCCTGGCAACATCAAGCAGTTCGACGACAAGATCAAGGAGATCGCGCGGGCGGCGAAGGAACACGGGACCCCGATCCGGATCGGGGTCAACGCCGGCTCGCTCGACAAGCGGCTCCTGCAGAAGTACGGCAGGGCGACGCCCGAGGCGCTGGTCGAATCCGCGCTGTGGGAGGCGTCGCTGTTCGAGGAGCACGACTTCCGGGACATCAAGATCTCGGTCAAGCACAACGACCCGGTCGTGATGATCGAGGCGTACCGGCAGTTGGCGGCCCGGTGCGACTACCCGTTGCATCTGGGGGTGACCGAGGCCGGTCCGGCGTTCCAGGGCACGATCAAGTCCGCCGTGGCCTTCGGGGCGCTGCTCAGCGAGGGGATCGGCGACACGATCCGGGTCTCGCTGAGCGCCCCTCCCGTCGAGGAGATCAAGGTCGGCATCCAGATCCTGGAGTCGCTGAACCTGCGGCAACGGCGGCTGGAGATCGTCTCGTGCCCCTCGTGCGGACGGGCGCAGGTCGATGTGTACCGGCTGGCGGACGAGGTGACCGCCGGCCTCGAAGGCATGGAGGTGCCGTTGCGCGTGGCCGTCATGGGCTGCGTCGTCAACGGACCCGGGGAGGCGCGGGAGGCGGACCTGGGGGTCGCCTCCGGCAACGGCAAGGGGCAGATCTTCGTGAAGGGCGAGGTCATCAGGACCGTGCCCGAGTCGAAGATCGTGGAGACCCTCATCGACGAGGCGATGAAGATCGCCGAGCAGATGGAGAAGGACGGCGTCGCGTCGGGGGAGCCGGCGGTCACCGTGAGTTGA
- the dxs gene encoding 1-deoxy-D-xylulose-5-phosphate synthase, with amino-acid sequence MTILESIRQPRDLKALTEAELGELAEEIREFLVHAVARTGGHLGPNLGVVELSIALHRVFESPVDRIVWDTGHQSYVHKLLTGRQDFSKLRGKGGLSGYPSREESEHDIVENSHASTALGWADGLAKARQVRGEQGHVVAVIGDGALTGGMAWEALNNIAAAKDRPLIIVVNDNERSYSPTIGGLANHLATLRTTDGYEQVLAWGKEVLLRTPVVGREVYEALHGAKKGFKDAFAPQGMFEDLGLKYVGPIDGHDTKAVESALRRAKRFHGPVLVHCLTQKGRGYEPALANEEDHFHTVGVMDPLTCEPLTPAGGPSWTSVFGDEIVRIGDEREDVVAITAAMLHPVGLGRFAEKFPDRVWDVGIAEQHAAVSAAGLATGGLHPVVAVYATFLNRAFDQLLMDVALHRCGVTFVLDRAGVTGVDGASHNGMWDMSILQVVPGLRIAAPRDADQLRAQLREAVAVDDAPTLIRFPKESVGPEIPSLERVGGMDVLHRSPSSEFSPSSSESSPTSASSPSPDRPKVLLVAVGVMASVCLQAAELLQARGIGCTVVDPRWVKPVDPALPWLADEHRLVAVVEDNSRAAGVGSAVALALGDAEVDVPVRRFGIPEQFLPHAKRGEVLADIGLTPVEIAGRISACLAVKGELAEDDLSEAVPSEGTP; translated from the coding sequence GTGACGATACTGGAGAGCATCCGGCAACCGCGCGACCTGAAGGCGCTGACCGAGGCGGAACTCGGTGAACTGGCCGAAGAGATCCGGGAGTTCCTGGTGCACGCGGTCGCCAGGACAGGTGGTCACCTGGGGCCCAATCTGGGGGTGGTGGAACTCTCCATCGCGCTCCACCGGGTCTTCGAGTCACCCGTCGACCGCATCGTCTGGGACACCGGTCATCAGAGCTATGTGCACAAGCTTCTGACAGGACGTCAGGACTTCTCCAAGCTGCGCGGCAAGGGCGGCCTGTCCGGCTACCCCTCGCGCGAGGAGTCCGAGCACGACATCGTCGAGAACAGCCACGCCTCCACCGCCCTCGGCTGGGCGGACGGCCTCGCCAAGGCCCGCCAGGTGCGGGGGGAGCAGGGCCATGTGGTCGCGGTCATCGGCGACGGCGCCCTGACCGGCGGCATGGCCTGGGAGGCGCTCAACAACATCGCGGCCGCCAAGGACCGGCCGCTGATCATCGTCGTCAACGACAACGAACGCTCGTACTCCCCGACCATAGGCGGCCTCGCCAACCACCTCGCGACCCTGCGCACCACCGACGGCTACGAGCAGGTCCTCGCCTGGGGCAAGGAGGTCCTGCTGCGCACCCCGGTCGTCGGCAGGGAGGTCTACGAGGCGCTGCACGGGGCGAAGAAGGGCTTCAAGGACGCCTTCGCGCCGCAGGGCATGTTCGAGGATCTGGGCCTGAAGTACGTCGGTCCGATCGACGGGCACGACACCAAGGCGGTCGAGTCGGCACTGCGCCGCGCCAAGCGCTTCCACGGGCCGGTCCTGGTGCACTGTCTGACGCAGAAGGGCCGCGGGTACGAGCCCGCGCTCGCCAACGAGGAGGACCACTTCCACACGGTCGGCGTCATGGACCCGCTGACCTGCGAGCCGCTCACCCCTGCCGGCGGACCCTCCTGGACGTCGGTCTTCGGCGACGAGATCGTACGCATCGGGGACGAGCGCGAGGACGTCGTGGCGATCACGGCGGCCATGCTGCACCCGGTGGGGCTCGGCAGGTTCGCGGAGAAGTTCCCGGACCGGGTGTGGGACGTGGGGATCGCCGAGCAGCACGCGGCGGTGTCGGCGGCCGGCCTCGCCACGGGCGGCCTCCACCCGGTCGTGGCGGTCTACGCGACCTTCCTCAACCGGGCCTTCGACCAACTGCTGATGGACGTGGCGCTGCACCGGTGCGGGGTCACCTTCGTCCTGGACCGGGCCGGTGTGACGGGTGTCGACGGAGCGTCGCACAACGGCATGTGGGACATGTCCATCCTCCAGGTCGTGCCGGGGCTGCGGATCGCCGCGCCCCGCGACGCCGACCAGCTGCGGGCCCAGCTGCGGGAGGCGGTCGCCGTGGACGACGCTCCCACGCTGATCCGGTTCCCGAAGGAGTCGGTGGGGCCGGAGATCCCGTCCCTGGAGCGGGTGGGCGGCATGGACGTCCTGCACCGCTCCCCGTCCTCGGAGTTCTCCCCGTCCTCCTCGGAGTCGTCTCCGACCTCGGCGTCCTCCCCGTCCCCGGACCGTCCGAAGGTGCTGCTGGTCGCCGTCGGCGTCATGGCCTCGGTGTGCCTGCAGGCCGCCGAGCTGCTTCAGGCGCGGGGCATCGGCTGCACCGTCGTCGACCCGCGCTGGGTCAAGCCGGTCGATCCGGCGCTGCCGTGGCTCGCCGACGAACACCGGCTGGTGGCCGTCGTGGAGGACAACAGCCGGGCGGCCGGGGTCGGTTCGGCGGTCGCACTGGCGTTGGGGGACGCCGAGGTCGACGTGCCCGTACGACGGTTCGGGATTCCGGAGCAGTTCCTCCCGCACGCCAAGCGCGGGGAAGTGCTGGCGGACATAGGTCTGACGCCGGTCGAGATCGCCGGACGGATCAGCGCGTGTCTGGCCGTCAAGGGCGAGCTCGCCGAGGACGACCTGTCCGAAGCCGTGCCTTCCGAGGGGACACCGTAA
- a CDS encoding aspartate aminotransferase family protein, translated as MTTAEPAAGAEEFDLGRLLAERGAERYELHTRHLNHQLPRMLHTIGFDKVYERAEGAYFWDADGNDYLDMLAGFGVMGLGRHHPVVRKALHDVLDAHLADLTRFDCQPLPGLLAEKLLGHSPHLDRVFFGNSGTEAVETALKFARYATGRPRVLYCDHAFHGLTTGSLSVNGEDGFRDGFAPLLPDTAVPLGDLDALARELKKGDVAALVVEPIQGKGVHEAPPGYLRAAQELLHRHKALLIVDEVQTGLGRTGDFYAYQHEDGVEPDLVCVAKALSGGYVPVGATLGKEWIFKKVYSSMDRVLVHSASFGSNAQAMAAGLAVLSVMENEEIVAHARATGDLLKGRLAALVDKYELLSDVRGRGLMIGIEFGRPKSLKLRSRWAMLQAARKGLFAQMVVVPLLQRHRILTQVSGDHLEVIKLIPPLVVGEREVDRFVEAFTEVMDDAHSGGGLMWDFGRTLVKQAVANR; from the coding sequence ATGACCACCGCGGAACCCGCCGCCGGTGCCGAGGAGTTCGACCTCGGCAGACTCCTGGCCGAGCGCGGCGCCGAGCGCTACGAACTCCACACCCGGCACCTCAACCACCAACTCCCGCGCATGCTGCACACCATCGGCTTCGACAAGGTCTACGAGCGGGCCGAGGGCGCGTACTTCTGGGACGCGGACGGCAACGACTACCTGGACATGCTCGCCGGGTTCGGGGTGATGGGGCTCGGCCGCCACCACCCCGTGGTCCGCAAGGCGCTGCACGACGTGCTCGACGCGCACCTCGCCGACCTGACCCGCTTCGACTGCCAGCCGCTGCCCGGGCTGCTCGCCGAGAAGCTGCTCGGCCACAGCCCGCACCTGGACCGGGTGTTCTTCGGCAACAGCGGCACGGAGGCAGTCGAGACCGCGCTGAAGTTCGCCCGGTACGCCACTGGCAGACCGCGCGTCCTGTACTGCGACCACGCCTTCCACGGGCTCACCACCGGCTCGCTCTCCGTGAACGGCGAGGACGGCTTCCGGGACGGCTTCGCACCGCTGCTGCCCGACACGGCCGTACCGCTCGGTGATCTCGACGCCCTGGCACGGGAGTTGAAGAAGGGGGACGTCGCCGCCCTCGTGGTCGAGCCCATCCAGGGCAAGGGCGTGCACGAGGCGCCGCCCGGCTATCTGCGCGCCGCCCAGGAGCTGCTGCACCGCCACAAGGCCCTGCTGATCGTCGACGAGGTGCAGACCGGGCTCGGGCGGACCGGGGACTTCTACGCCTATCAGCACGAGGACGGGGTCGAGCCGGACCTGGTGTGTGTGGCCAAGGCGCTCTCCGGCGGCTATGTCCCGGTCGGCGCGACCCTCGGCAAGGAGTGGATCTTCAAGAAGGTCTACTCGTCGATGGACCGCGTCCTCGTCCACTCGGCGAGCTTCGGCTCCAACGCCCAGGCCATGGCCGCCGGCCTCGCGGTTCTCTCGGTCATGGAGAACGAGGAGATCGTGGCCCATGCCCGGGCCACGGGGGATCTGCTGAAGGGCCGGCTCGCGGCACTGGTCGACAAGTACGAACTGCTCAGCGACGTACGCGGCCGGGGCCTGATGATCGGCATCGAGTTCGGCCGGCCCAAGTCGCTCAAGCTGCGCAGCCGTTGGGCGATGCTCCAGGCGGCCCGCAAGGGACTCTTCGCCCAGATGGTCGTCGTACCGCTGCTGCAGCGGCACCGCATCCTCACCCAGGTCTCCGGCGACCATCTGGAGGTGATCAAGCTGATCCCGCCGCTGGTCGTCGGGGAGCGGGAGGTGGACCGGTTCGTCGAGGCCTTCACCGAGGTGATGGACGACGCGCACAGCGGGGGCGGGCTGATGTGGGACTTCGGCAGGACGCTGGTGAAACAGGCGGTGGCCAACCGGTAG
- a CDS encoding helix-turn-helix domain-containing protein: MSPSEGTDPPEPPLSGELPAVAPQLRALRRRAALTLEAAARAAGMSPAHLSRLETGQRQPSLPMLLALARIYGTTVSELLGETVAERDAVLRAPDMEPTRAGGWTYWQAGASGRGMQALRVHVPYGSQGDIVRVHPGEEWLYVLKGRLRLRLGDTAHLLAPGDSAHFDSLTPHRIAAADHDGADLLFVHTLLQSPTAALCLGPITPGETP, encoded by the coding sequence ATGAGCCCCTCCGAGGGTACGGACCCTCCCGAGCCCCCGCTGAGCGGGGAGCTGCCCGCTGTCGCCCCGCAGTTGCGGGCCCTGCGGCGCAGGGCCGCCCTCACCCTGGAGGCCGCGGCCCGTGCCGCCGGGATGTCGCCCGCACACCTCTCCCGGTTGGAGACCGGGCAGCGCCAGCCCTCGCTGCCGATGCTGCTCGCGCTGGCCCGTATCTACGGTACGACCGTCTCCGAACTGCTCGGTGAGACCGTGGCCGAGCGGGACGCCGTGCTGCGCGCGCCCGACATGGAGCCCACCCGGGCCGGCGGCTGGACGTACTGGCAGGCGGGCGCGTCCGGGCGCGGGATGCAGGCGCTGCGCGTCCATGTGCCGTACGGCTCGCAGGGCGACATCGTGCGGGTGCATCCCGGCGAGGAGTGGCTCTACGTCCTCAAGGGGCGGCTGCGGCTGCGCCTCGGTGACACCGCGCATCTGCTGGCGCCGGGGGACAGCGCGCACTTCGACTCGCTGACCCCGCACCGCATCGCCGCCGCCGACCACGACGGCGCCGACCTCCTGTTCGTCCACACCCTTCTGCAGAGCCCGACCGCCGCGCTGTGCCTCGGGCCGATCACCCCCGGAGAGACCCCATGA
- a CDS encoding DUF6126 family protein, producing the protein MTDLEEKFPRALWVRLIIYIAVGHVFAAFVYLLFEVGAKQ; encoded by the coding sequence ATGACCGACCTGGAAGAGAAGTTCCCCCGCGCCCTGTGGGTGCGGCTCATCATCTACATCGCGGTCGGCCATGTCTTCGCGGCCTTCGTCTACCTGCTGTTCGAGGTGGGCGCCAAGCAGTAG
- a CDS encoding tyrosine-protein phosphatase: protein MTQQIPSTEPDLTGVRNFRDVGGLPTVDGRRVRHGVLFRSGHLAHATDEDTAFLTSLGLHTIFDFRNAADQKLEGPDVELPGTLNVNLPLSDPADGAEFWKMVRDGDLDQLRALLDGGKGAGRMIASYRTIIKHRTAEHSRVLHAVAEDSVPVLMHCAAGKDRAGLSIAITLLALGVEREAVVADYLESNAKHRRYKVHRSSSHASAYSPEVMDLLSPLFDARAEYLQAAFETIDETWGDVDTYLDKGLKVTPEVRSRLRDRLLD, encoded by the coding sequence GTGACGCAGCAGATCCCGTCGACCGAGCCCGATCTGACCGGAGTGCGCAATTTCCGCGATGTGGGCGGTCTGCCGACCGTGGACGGCCGCCGGGTGCGTCATGGGGTGCTGTTCCGCAGTGGCCATCTCGCGCACGCGACCGACGAGGACACCGCGTTCCTGACCTCCCTGGGCCTGCACACGATCTTCGACTTCCGCAACGCGGCCGACCAGAAGCTGGAGGGCCCGGACGTCGAGTTGCCCGGCACGCTCAATGTGAACCTGCCGCTGAGCGACCCGGCGGACGGCGCCGAGTTCTGGAAGATGGTCCGCGACGGCGACCTGGACCAGCTGCGTGCTCTGCTGGACGGCGGCAAGGGGGCCGGCCGGATGATCGCCTCCTACCGGACGATCATCAAGCACCGCACGGCCGAACACTCCCGGGTGCTGCACGCGGTGGCCGAGGACAGTGTGCCCGTGCTGATGCACTGCGCCGCGGGCAAGGACCGCGCGGGCCTGTCCATCGCCATCACGCTCCTCGCCCTGGGCGTCGAGCGCGAGGCCGTCGTCGCCGACTACCTGGAGTCGAACGCCAAGCACCGCCGCTACAAGGTGCACCGCAGCAGCAGCCACGCGAGCGCGTACTCCCCGGAGGTCATGGATCTGCTGAGCCCGCTCTTCGACGCCCGCGCCGAATACCTCCAGGCGGCCTTCGAAACGATCGACGAGACCTGGGGCGACGTGGACACCTATCTGGACAAGGGCCTGAAGGTGACTCCTGAGGTCCGGAGCCGGTTGCGCGACCGCCTGCTCGACTAG